Part of the Plasmodium malariae genome assembly, chromosome: 9 genome is shown below.
AAACATAGATTTCACAATAGCGCAAAgttgtacatacatacttaaATACGTACACCCATACAGCCATACAACCATACATACACATTAACCcacctacatatatatatatatatgactgacagatgtatatatttgcgAAGATGTAATATTTGCATAAATATGGAAAcgataattaaaaaaaaatttgctccaaatatatatgtcGGCTGTGAAACACCGTCCCATAACAATGAAACGAAACATAAGTGTTGTGTATTCGTCCTTAAGCAAATGGAGTGATATATTAAGGAGAAGTgacattacatatatatatatatatatatatataaacatatgtacatgttcaTGTGTTATAACATTGTGTACTTAAATAGGCTGATGCATATAGGGGAGGGGGGGGAGGAAATAAATGCTTATACGGTAATACTTTAAAAAGGAATTTCCCCCCACAAATGACAACCTTTTTTGTACACGTATACAAAGATGTAAGGATATACTGTACACTATTGCTTCTCATGCTATTTTAACTTAATTTGTCATTcgtttgtattttttttgctttgttattttttgctttgttatttttttctttgttttttttttcttacctTCCAACGCATCTTAGCCCGCGATTTCTTGTATCTGCTAGCTCCATGGGCCATGTTGACGTTATAACTTCGTTTCGGATAAGatgaaaagaatattataaattttactttaagttgtttattaaaaattgtgTTACTGTGTTTTGGGAGTTTGTTTTTGCAGGTACTACTCTTTTTTTGACTTAATTGTTCATTTATGCAGTTACTTGTATTATCACTTTACGTATGTAAAAATTGTTCATTCATacgtatttaaaaaaaataaattacataaataaattacataaataaataaaatgaataaataaaatgaataaataaaatgaataaataaaaagaataaataaaatgaatattaaataaaagaaaaaatgaaataaaaaaagaatgaagtaaaaaaagtatgaaataaaaaaaatagaataaacaaaatggaataaacaaaatggaataaacaaaatggaataaacaaaatggaataaaaaagcgcttattaaaaaaaggtaaaaataagcaaatacTATGTACGGATGAAGAGTAGTgccattttaaaaatatactgcTATATTGCagcatgtgtatatataaataaatacataaatatagatatgcatatatattaatactgaCATaagtaaatacaaaattagtTCATTATCTGTACATGCTCACTATGCATACATTATATGTACACCgctttttacaaaaataatgaagcAGTAACGGAACTTGACATTATACATTTTAGTAATGCTTTGACCCCTCCCCCTCTACTGTATTCTTAAATATGTTGCACTCAGTATAACGCTTCCacaaggaaaaataaaaaaaattaagctcAATGTagtatgtataaaaattaaatagaaaataaaagtagaTATATGGAAGGATATGGCTCAACgctttaataatattttgaatagaGTATTActtgaaaaaacaaattaaaaaatttttcaaatttattgTTCTTGTTTGCCTTAAGTGACAAATAAAAAGGGCGTAGCCGAACTCGCGTTTTTCTGataattaaatttcataACAACACACTAGTTggagtaaaaaaataaatgtgaaaGGAGGTAAAATTGAAAGGAGGTAAAATTGAAAGGAGATAAAATTGAAAGGagataaaattgaaaagagataaaatatgaaaagacTTGAGGAGATCAATGGGGTCCCCAAATGTGAAAGGAAAAGAGGAGCATAAAGGTGATAAAGCAGAAATGGTACATTTTTttgccctttttttttttttttttttcattcattcattcatgtcctttattttatcaataaCAGCTAGCCACCTTTTTTAGATGCATAGTAGAGAGGTATATACCTATTTGAATACccgtatttttatttgtatttttatttgtatttgtatttgtatttttatttgtatttttatttgtatttttatttgtatttgtatttttatttgtatttttatttgtatttttatttgtatttttatttgtatttgtatttttatttgtatttttatttgtatttatatttttaattgtattttaaactgtatttttatttgtatttttatatgtatttttatttgtatttgtatttgcATTTGAATTTgtttttgtatttgtatgtgtgtataccTACGCGTATgtattgtatataataacatttgTATGTGTGCGACTTGTAAATGACTTATTTTTACGcggaataataaaaaatggtgAGGATGCAGTGAGTTAGGGCTTTGGATAAAGTCTAAATCgaaacaatttttaaaaagaatggAAAATGTtgttatagaaatatatttcttatgaTATAAGAAGAGGTGTACATAAGAGTGCCTCCATTTTttaggtaaaaaaaaaaaaaaaaaaaaaagaaaatttgcCTTAAAAATTACccaaaaaatatcataaacatatcataaatatgcatatcaaaaacatacataccgtaaaaatatgataaacgTGAACATCATGAAACATATGGATAATCCCTCGTTTCTTCAGGAAGGCCCCTGTACCTGTGTACAAACACATGAACAATGCATAACGGAATGATACTTTTGTAAATACATTCGAAATAAAACTCAATAAAcctacaaatttttttagcaGTTGCGCGCTAAGATGTTGCTAAGATGTTACTCGTTgaactacatatatatgtgtatatatgtacatatatatacttatacatatatatatatatatatatatataatataactcTTATCCTTTCATGGcgtgtttattttttttttttttttttttgttataatgCACTGTATTAGTACTTTCTACGCGtccttattattatatatgaccCAAAATGTAAAAGGGGATTTAGTTAGAGGAGTGCTTATCCCTTCCCCAACACACACACAAAATGCAAAACATACGCACGTACCTTATACAaacaaaacaataaaaatgcGTCCTAAAATTGCATAAggaaagaggaaaaaaaaataccttGAAGGAAAATGTGGATTACAAATGTGTTATTATTAGCACTGAGAAATTACTCCTTATTTTTGCGTGTGAACTAGTTCGTCATGTATTCGTCATATGTTCGTTATATATTCGTTATGTGTttgaaaaatgagaaaaaaaaaaaaaaaaaaaaattatgtacatataacgTGAATGTAGTGCAACTATGTCTTACGGAGTAAATTCATGGCACAGCAGagttttttcccttttttctttttttttcctcatctCTCCCTTTTTCctgttttttccattttatcaACTTCGGAAAAGGTGAGCACAGTATACTCGAACTAAGTTTTATTTCTTTCGTTAGTTTCCTCCTCTCAATCCCATCCCCTTCTACTTGATAAATTTTCGCTCAGACCTTATTaaagagtaaaaataaaatattctatgTATAACGTATTCTTTCCTACCGGGTGAGGTAGAGGAAGTGTATGTTTAAAGTTTTTTAATGCGGCATAgtagtattaaaaaaaaaaaaaaaaaaaaaaaaattggccCTATTAAATGGCAAGatattgtaataattattagtAGCTTCAACCACATTGAGGCTGGAAATACAAAGAAAGATAGGAAGATAGCATTATCCATTGGGACAACTATTATCTCTTTCTTGCTAATCTCTTTGTGTTGTATTTCCCAGGTGCACACCCTTGTGCATGAGGCGCTCGTGCTATATCCGATAAAGAAATTATGAGTAGATGTCGTAGTTGTAGTGGACAAAGAAGTAGTGGAAAGGGGagtagcagtagtaatagtagtagaTATGGATGTAGTTTAAATAGGAAACGTAATAGGAGTGGTAGGAAAGGGGAGAAAGTAACACGGCCTAATAGCAACTGCGTACGAAGAACAAACAGTTACATGTGCAAAATGGGGCCTCTAAAAAAGGTGTTCCTAGATTTAGGTGTTTTAAtagacataaaaaaaataaaagtttacAAGAAAGAACGTTTTGAtttagaattaataaataatgtaaatgatCGATTTGTAGAGaaagtatataatttgttattagacaagaaaagaaatattataccAGAGGATGAATTGATtgattttgtatttttattaatgagTGATAGAAAGGAAAATAGTACAACAGAAGGAAAAGAAGAAGGAGAAAAAAGAGAAccaaaagaacaaaaagagaaaaaagaacaaaaagagaaaaaagaacaaaaagagaaaaaagagcaaaaagagaaaaaagaacaaaaagagaaaaaagaacaacAGAGTACTAATAACTACAATGAGGGAAATACAAAATGCATCATAAAAAACGAAGTAACCAATATAATtaggaaaataaataagttttatttttactttaaagAATTTATCTTAAAGGAGCGTCTTATATTTACAGGGGAAGTATCCGAAAATGGAAAGATGACCTTCCTCCACGATTTTATGGATAGCACTTTGGTTAGCAGCAGTTTGGTTAGTAGCAGTTTGGCTAATAGCAGCTTGGCTAATAGCAGCTTGGCTAATAGCAGCTTCACGAGTAGTAGTCTGACTAGGAGCAGCCTGACCAGTGGATGGGGTGACTGTGTTAATGTAATTGATACAAAACACGGTGAGGGCTACGAAGAAGCAGAAGGAGGTAATGCCTTTTTTAAGGAGAACGAAAATGAAAACTTggaaattaaaacaaattgcATCAAATCAGGTAGGGAACAGAAGGAAGGAGCAAAAGAATATAGAAAGAAGATCGAATACGCTATTCGAAAGACACTGCATACTAATGTGAGTAGGGAAAGAGAACTAAGCGAAGTTAACAAAATTTCTAAGGAGaacaataaaaagaaaatacaaaaaaatgaagaagataGTTATACACTCAATGAAATAAAGACAAGCTCTTCAAGTTATGAAAAAGTTTTAGAAAGAAACACAAAATGTGGAAAGGATATTAAATCTTACATTGATGAGGATGAAAAACTAAATAATGGAAGGAAGAATAAATGCGTAGGAAGTTCATATGCGGGTGATACAACTAGTCTGGATAGTGTAGATGACCACATGGTGAGAAGTAGTTTACATAAAAGTACCGAGGAGCGAAAAAGGAGTAAAGGAAAATGCGGAATTGAACGTTTTGGACATGATATACGTAGCGGCATAAGCTGTGGTAAGAATAACAAGAATGAAGGTATGAGTACATACACGAGCAACACTACGAAGAGAGGCATGCCCCGCAGTGTGAAGAAGAGCATTTATGATGAGGATGACAATGATGCCGTCATTGAAGGCGTAAAATTTGGAAAGTCCAGTGCAGAAGATGCAGAAGAAGAAAACGCCGCAAACAATTTAAACGATGCAAACATCCCAAATGATGCAAACAATGCACAAGGATCCACTTCAACCGCATGCGGAAGACATATTACTATTAACAGTAacagaaaggaaaaaaaaaaggtaaataaatttttaaacagCACAAAGCTGCTTACAAACGAGAAAACATATGATGATTTGAATATAAAGAAGCAACTTAATAAGAACATTCTGGATAATTATTTAGGGGAAGCGTATAACAATTGTGTCTattcaaatgaaaatgatgTTTTAGCTGATATAAGTTATGATAACAATTTGTCATCATTTAATTCTTACACATGGTCTGAAGAAAAGCTGacaaattatcatttatcAGATAcaaatagagaaaaaaaaaaaaaaaaaaaaatgggctGCGCCATTTGAATGTAGTAAGCAAAAAGTTTTATCTATTAGTGAAGAGGGAACTATGTCATCATATTATTGCTCTCccatcaaaaaaaaaaatatatataatttaaaaaaatattctaatgAAAATGGTGTACATACAAAAGGACAAAAATtaagtgaaaataaaaaggatgcattttttcaaaatgtaaAAGAGAGGGGAAACCTCGTtgataaaagaaagaaatgcGAGCgtaataaaaacaatgcCGGATATAATAGTAACTCAATTTTTAAAGAGGATAtgaatagaataaaaataaatggagaatatttatttgtaccAAAATTCAATAATACCATGGGCAAGGGACATACAAAAGGTATTGCttgtgaaaaaataaattctgcTCAAGTGAAAAGGGCAGGTTCCCCTAAACTGGCGAACGAAGACGACCATAACACGAACCCTTATGAAAGGAGTTGTGCCAAAGTGGTAAGCGGTAACACGGTGTGTGATGGATCTAACGTGTCTGACGATTTTGACGGGTGTGATCATTACGATGGTGATAGAAAAACAGGTATAATTGACAAAATTGAAAGAAATGAACGATATGACAAATatgatggaaaaaaaaaattttttagaaaaaataaaattcaccTGAACAAGTCAGGCAATAGTGATGtacagaataaaaaaaattgtgacCAATATTTCATGAAAAATGAGGAAGAATATTTTGACGGATCAGGTGAATTAGCGGAGGAGGATAATAACACGTATAGCAATAACGAGAACACTAACCTAAAGTTAAATAGAAATTGTGCTAGTCCACAGAATAACACTAATGGTGAATGTTACGTTGGGGTCGATCATATAACCAATGGTAGCGAAGCATATTTTGATGGtttaaatagaaataaagaGAATCATAAGTGCTGCATTCAAAGGgatagtagcagtagtagtagtagtaataaggGAGGTAATACGTTGATTTCCCCTTATAGCATGAACTGGCTAGATGATGGGGTGAACAATGAAAATGGCGTACAAGAAGCAGACAGGGAAGAAGTACGAGCAAGTGATACGATAGAGACTTTGATTAGTGCTCCTTGTGTGACAACTGCTCCAGCTGTGGCTACTACTTCCACTTCGGTTAGTGCTCCCTATTTGTCTACTTCCATTACTTCTTGTGCTAATCATAAACGTAATGGATACACAAATGGGCAAAGTACTCATAACATGTTGAAGGAGTATTCAAGCACAAATTATTTCACGGATGAACATGAATTAGTTAAACTGGAAAAGGGTATTAAATCCAAGgagaatatgaaaaaaggcATATGTAATAAAGAAGATATGGTAAGAGATTATTTGGAAGAGGATGCTAATGGGGTGGTtgataaatatgaaatttattCAAACAGTGGTGATGGTGGTGGTTGTTCAACCATCAAAAGAGAATGTTTAATTGCGTATGACACGTTGCATGTATATCCAGAATATGAAAAAGGGATTGCTAATAAGAATCTTTTGGACAGTATTAACTATAGTGGTGTTAATGAGCAATGTATTTTGAGAGATGTTGATCAACATAGTGATTGTATCCCTTAtgatgatgaaaatgaaacaaattaTTACTCAAATGAGGGTGACAAAGAGATTCCTAACAATGCGTGCTTTACCTATTTTTTGAGCAAAGCAAGAAGTGAAGAGAACATATATAAGATCgcacaaaagaaaaatgtactGAGAGATGAGGGTGTAACTAGTGAAGCCATGACGAGAGATGGTACTAGCAGGAACGATAACATTTTATCAGAAGATGTTCATGATATTAGAGAATGGGATGCATGTGCACAGGAGGAAAAGAAAGAGGTGGATGAAAATACATTGCATATGTATAGAGAAAGACGAGAAAAAGAGTTTATAATTAACAGCAggataaatgaaaaaatggtaaaacaACAGTCAAATGGACATTGGGAAGTACTAAAAGACCGTTGTAACAAATTTGACGatgtaatgaaaaataaaagtactatactttttaattttaaaaaaaagaaggaaggTATTGCTGACAAATTTAATGGaaatagtttaaaaaaaaaaaaaaaaaaaaaaattaacaacaAAAATGCGACTTTGGATAATTCggcaaatatattaagtgaTGATGTGCCTGATTTTACCATAAGTCACGATGACagtatgttttataaaaatatttcaaatggTATGGATGGCAAAGATAACGATAACGATGATGTTAATGATAACGATGATGTTAATGATGATGACGATGTTAATGATGATGACGATGTTAATGATGATGACGATGTTAATGATGATGACGATGTTAATTATGATGACGATAACGATAACGATGGCGAGGAAAAAATGTCGAATGCCTCAATTGAGCAGAATTTCAATAAAGACAgttttttactattaaaaaaaaaaaaagaagatactCGACTGCGCAAATGGTTAACTAAAATAAATGCAAgggaaaatgaaaagaagaaaaaaattcaagaaaaacaaaatgattcaaaaaaaaaagaattggTAAATTGTACGTTTCAGCCAACTTTAAATTCGAACAGagcgaaaaaaaataactcaataatgaaaaaagataTGAACATGTACAGTCACAACTTCTTTGCATTTAACAAAGGATATGAGAATAGCAGCGTGTATGCAGAAAATGGCAAGAGTAACTATGACAGTGCAAATATCTCGACAATTATCCGAAATAAAGATAAGCTTTCGAATTATTCTGCTATAGAAGGGACTAGCAAAAATAGTTGTGAAGACCACTTTGGAGGCCGATATGAGAACCACTGTGAAGGGCGCTTTGAAAACATTTCCATTATGGGTACACATTATTTTGATCATtccaattttattatatgtaatacgGATGAGAAAGAAATAAGTAACAATAGGTGGGATAAGAAACACACCATAGACAGAAACAAGATGTTATACTGGAAAGCTATGAACCATAAGGAAGAACtgcaaagaaaaaaaatagagctcgaaagagaaagagaagaagaattaaaaaaagtgtgTAAATTCCAGCCTGCCATAAAGgataatgttaaaatatacttGTCCGAATTACCGAACGGGTATGACAAAACAGTAGACAGAATTAAAAAAGGGGTTGAAGAAAAGAGGAGGGTTCACAACTTTTTAACATACAGAATTCCTCCAACCAATCAAACGAAGCATATAAACCAAGTGAAGCATACGAACCGAGAGAAACATACGAACCGAGAGAAACATACGAACCGAGAGAAACATACGAACCGAGAGAAACATACGAACCGAGAGAAACATACGAACCGAGAGAAACATACGAACCGAGAGAAACATACGAACCAAGAGAAACATACGAACCAAGAGAAACATACGAACCAAGAGAAACATACGAACCGAGAGAAACATACGAACCAAGAGAAACATACGAATTATATTCATCATAACGAACATAATAAATGCGAAAAGACAACCGTCGTACCATTTAGTTTTGATAAAGGTTTATATAAAGTAAAGATAAAGCCTGTTTattttgaaacaaaaataaaaatatcagaaaataaaattgcatCATTAGCCATTCGTGAGGATGAAGACCCCTTATACATTGttgatattttttgtaaaatacatgcaataaaaaatgacgataaacaaatattatacaaatatattcttGATGAGTTAAAAAAGATCTCCTTAACAGACTGATTCGAAATCATATTGATGTAGTTTCAGTTACTTCCATTTTCTCGACGGAATGAACCGTCACCCGGTTGGCAATGCCACACACGTATCAATACTGTTCCCATATATGACTATATATgactatatatgtatatgtatctGCATGTGTGTACATGATCAatgaaacttttttttttttttttttttttttttttttgtgatcTCACATTTTTAatgtctttttttcatttttttattttattttattttttctccgTTTTAATGTAGccataaattattaacactACAATGTTATACTACTTGCTGTTcaaaagtatttatataagcaGGAAAGGATGACTTGTAAGAATTATCTCTGCGCCTACACAAATAACACGTATAAAAAGATTAGTTTTTCAATGTTTTATGTACTTTATTAACATCTTAAATTTGCTTTATCTACAGTTTTATTTGCCTTGAATAATGTTTccatatttactttttttatttcattttattttatatttttcttttttaaaagcttttttttttttttaatgtaaaaatattgttaatttgTCCTCATCGGGCAAAATAACTTCAACAAAAAAggatacataaaataaaaaaaaaaaaaaaaaatatatatatatatatatatatatatatatatatatggagtAGAAGCCCTTGGGATAGGTAGTATGTCAAAGGGATATGCTTCTCTTGTTAATAGTATACTCAAATGgctaaaattttataaaaagaaaaagaaaattctttgtatatacatatatatgctatCGCATGGAAGGACTTAAGAAAAGCACAATGGGAACTGTTAAAAGAAGTAAGTGCCATTTGGATACATAGGAATATTGGGGGCCTCAGCTTTAGATGACTCATACTgcctgtatatatattcattatatgtTCATTTACCCGTTCATGTAACAAACCGTAGGATGTTTACGAAAATGTAAAGCAAAGTAAAAGCATCTATTATTATGCAcagcagtagtagcagtagcagcagtagtagcagtagcagcagtagtagcagtagcagcagtagtagcagcagtagcagtagtgGCAGAAGCAGAAGCaatagcagtagtagcagcagtagcagtagtagcagAAGCAGTAGCAGAAGCAGTAGCAGAAGCAGAAGCAGAAGCAGAAGCAGAAGCAGTAGCAGAAGCAGAAGCAGTAGCAGAAGCAGCTATAACAACAGGAGTGCGTGCCCTTTTTTGCAATTGAGCAGTTTCACAGTTTCTTAgcagtaataaaaaaaaaaaaaaaaaaatacataaatgtaaaaaaagtacaaagtaaaaatatgtatgagTGCGAGAATTACACAGTAATTGTAAAAACAATTGCAAAAAAGAGCGGAAAAATTTAACAGGCATTATAGCTGGATCAACTGAAGCTGAGATaacgagaaaaaaaaggaaatataaaacattttagtGTAGCGATaacgtatttttttaattttcaatataaattttgtaatttataataagtagtttataatttatagttTGTAATGTATAAGTTATAGcttgtaatttataataagtagtttataatttatagttTGTAATGTATAAGTTATAGcttgtaatttataataagtaGTTTATAATTGTTCACTAtttagaaattttaatttcttgACTTACAGTTTAGTGACTCACATTTGACtgttatgttaatataaatttacctACACCTTATTCCCATATACATGTTAGTCCATATTttgattataatttttttattgctgCTTTTATCGCTTTTGtgcttatatttataaattgctttaaaaaaaaaaaatttattattattttttttttttttaagttctCCCGTTTTATAACATTCCGCTTGTATTTTGTCTCATACATATTCATACACACGCACGCCCATAAGCGGCTGCTTAAGTAattgaattaatttttattatcgtATCGCTTTGTACTTATGTATTTcctcttttcattttatttttagta
Proteins encoded:
- the PmUG01_09053500 gene encoding conserved Plasmodium protein, unknown function encodes the protein MSRCRSCSGQRSSGKGSSSSNSSRYGCSLNRKRNRSGRKGEKVTRPNSNCVRRTNSYMCKMGPLKKVFLDLGVLIDIKKIKVYKKERFDLELINNVNDRFVEKVYNLLLDKKRNIIPEDELIDFVFLLMSDRKENSTTEGKEEGEKREPKEQKEKKEQKEKKEQKEKKEQKEKKEQKEKKEQQSTNNYNEGNTKCIIKNEVTNIIRKINKFYFYFKEFILKERLIFTGEVSENGKMTFLHDFMDSTLVSSSLVSSSLANSSLANSSLANSSFTSSSLTRSSLTSGWGDCVNVIDTKHGEGYEEAEGGNAFFKENENENLEIKTNCIKSGREQKEGAKEYRKKIEYAIRKTLHTNVSRERELSEVNKISKENNKKKIQKNEEDSYTLNEIKTSSSSYEKVLERNTKCGKDIKSYIDEDEKLNNGRKNKCVGSSYAGDTTSLDSVDDHMVRSSLHKSTEERKRSKGKCGIERFGHDIRSGISCGKNNKNEGMSTYTSNTTKRGMPRSVKKSIYDEDDNDAVIEGVKFGKSSAEDAEEENAANNLNDANIPNDANNAQGSTSTACGRHITINSNRKEKKKVNKFLNSTKLLTNEKTYDDLNIKKQLNKNILDNYLGEAYNNCVYSNENDVLADISYDNNLSSFNSYTWSEEKLTNYHLSDTNREKKWAAPFECSKQKVLSISEEGTMSSYYCSPIKKKNIYNLKKYSNENGVHTKGQKLSENKKDAFFQNVKERGNLVDKRKKCERNKNNAGYNSNSIFKEDMNRIKINGEYLFVPKFNNTMGKGHTKGIACEKINSAQVKRAGSPKLANEDDHNTNPYERSCAKVVSGNTVCDGSNVSDDFDGCDHYDGDRKTGIIDKIERNERYDKYDGKKKFFRKNKIHLNKSGNSDVQNKKNCDQYFMKNEEEYFDGSGELAEEDNNTYSNNENTNLKLNRNCASPQNNTNGECYVGVDHITNGSEAYFDGLNRNKENHKCCIQRDSSSSSSSNKGGNTLISPYSMNWLDDGVNNENGVQEADREEVRASDTIETLISAPCVTTAPAVATTSTSVSAPYLSTSITSCANHKRNGYTNGQSTHNMLKEYSSTNYFTDEHELVKLEKGIKSKENMKKGICNKEDMVRDYLEEDANGVVDKYEIYSNSGDGGGCSTIKRECLIAYDTLHVYPEYEKGIANKNLLDSINYSGVNEQCILRDVDQHSDCIPYDDENETNYYSNEGDKEIPNNACFTYFLSKARSEENIYKIAQKKNVLRDEGVTSEAMTRDGTSRNDNILSEDVHDIREWDACAQEEKKEVDENTLHMYRERREKEFIINSRINEKMVKQQSNGHWEVLKDRCNKFDDVMKNKSTILFNFKKKKEGIADKFNGNSLKKKKKKKINNKNATLDNSANILSDDVPDFTISHDDSMFYKNISNGMDGKDNDNDDVNDNDDVNDDDDVNDDDDVNDDDDVNDDDDVNYDDDNDNDGEEKMSNASIEQNFNKDSFLLLKKKKEDTRLRKWLTKINARENEKKKKIQEKQNDSKKKELVNCTFQPTLNSNRAKKNNSIMKKDMNMYSHNFFAFNKGYENSSVYAENGKSNYDSANISTIIRNKDKLSNYSAIEGTSKNSCEDHFGGRYENHCEGRFENISIMGTHYFDHSNFIICNTDEKEISNNRWDKKHTIDRNKMLYWKAMNHKEELQRKKIELEREREEELKKVCKFQPAIKDNVKIYLSELPNGYDKTVDRIKKGVEEKRRVHNFLTYRIPPTNQTKHINQVKHTNREKHTNREKHTNREKHTNREKHTNREKHTNREKHTNREKHTNQEKHTNQEKHTNQEKHTNREKHTNQEKHTNYIHHNEHNKCEKTTVVPFSFDKGLYKVKIKPVYFETKIKISENKIASLAIREDEDPLYIVDIFCKIHAIKNDDKQILYKYILDELKKISLTD